A single genomic interval of Danio aesculapii chromosome 5, fDanAes4.1, whole genome shotgun sequence harbors:
- the ckma gene encoding creatine kinase, muscle a codes for MPFGNTHNNFKLNFSVDEEYPDLTKHNNHMAKVLTKDMYAKLRDKQTPTGFTVDDVIQTGVDNPGHPFIMTVGCVAGDEESYEVFKDLFDPIISDRHGGYKATDKHKTDLNFENLKGGDDLDPNYVLSSRVRTGRSIKGYALPPHNSRGERRAVEKLSVEALSSLDGEFKGKYYPLKSMTDAEQEQLIADHFLFDKPVSPLLLAAGMARDWPDARGIWHNENKTFLVWVNEEDHLRVISMQKGGNMKEVFKRFCVGLQRIEEVFKKHNHGFMWNEHLGFVLTCPSNLGTGLRGGVHVKLPKLSTHAKFEEILTRLRLQKRGTGGVDTASVGGVFDISNADRIGSSEVEQVQCVVDGVKLMVEMEKKLEKGESIDSMIPAQK; via the exons ATGCCTTTCGGAAACACCCACAACAACTTCAAGCTGAACTTCTCAGTTGATGAGGAGTATCCAGACCTTACCAAGCACAACAACCACATGGCTAAGGTGCTGACTAAGGACATGTATGCCAAGCTTAGGGACAAGCAGACCCCCACTGGATTCACTGTGGATGATGTTATCCAGACCGGTGTTGACAACCCAG GCCACCCCTTCATCATGACCGTCGGCTGTGTTGCTGGTGATGAGGAGTCCTACGAAGTGTTCAAGGATCTGTTCGACCCCATCATTTCTGACCGCCACGGTGGATACAAGGCAACTGACAAGCACAAGACTGACCTCAACTTTGAGAACCTGAAG GGTGGTGATGACCTGGACCCCAACTATGTCCTGAGCAGCCGCGTGCGTACCGGACGCAGCATCAAGGGATACGCCCTGCCCCCCCACAACAGCCGTGGAGAGCGCAGAGCTGTGGAGAAGCTGTCTGTTGAAG CTCTGAGCAGCTTGGATGGAGAGTTCAAGGGCAAGTACTACCCCCTGAAGTCCATGACTGACGCTGAGCAGGAGCAGCTGATCGCTGACCACTTCCTCTTCGACAAACCCGTCTCCCCCCTGCTGCTGGCTGCTGGTATGGCCCGTGACTGGCCCGATGCCAGAGGCATTTG GCACAATGAGAACAAGACCTTCCTGGTCTGGGTGAACGAGGAGGATCACCTGCGTGTCATTTCCATGCAGAAGGGTGGCAACATGAAGGAAGTGTTCAAGCGCTTCTGCGTTGGTCTTCAGAGG ATTGAGGAAGTTTTCAAGAAGCACAACCATGGGTTCATGTGGAACGAGCATCTTGGTTTCGTCCTGACCTGCCCCTCCAACCTGGGCACAGGCCTGCGCGGTGGAGTCCACGTCAAGCTGCCCAAGCTCAGCACACATGCCAAGTTTGAGGAGATCCTGACCAGACTGCGCCTGCAGAAGCGTGGCACAG GTGGTGTGGACACCGCTTCCGTTGGTGGAGTGTTTGACATTTCCAACGCTGACCGTATCGGCTCTTCAGAGGTTGAGCAGGTGCAGTGTGTGGTTGATGGTGTCAAGCTGATGGTGGAGATGGAGAAGAAGCTGGAAAAGGGCGAGTCCATCGACAGCATGATCCCTGCCCAGAAGTAA